The Rhinolophus ferrumequinum isolate MPI-CBG mRhiFer1 chromosome 6, mRhiFer1_v1.p, whole genome shotgun sequence genome has a window encoding:
- the LOC117024240 gene encoding elongation factor 1-alpha 1-like, with amino-acid sequence MGKGSFKCAWVLDKLKADHERDVTIDVSLWKFETSEYYVTITEAPGHRDSINNMISGTSQAACAVPTVAAGVGECEARTSKNGQTREHTLLAYTLGVKQLIVGVNKMDSTEPPYSQKRYEDILKEVSTYIKKIVYNPDTAAFDVYKIGGTGTVPVVHVETGVLNPSVVVTFAPVSVTTEAKSGEMHHDALSEVLPGDNVGFNAKNVSVKDVRCGDVAAHVASKFAGLKETNHHSGKKPEDGLKGFKAGDAAIIDTVAGKPCGTLQTTWSLTPCPELDIQQQQQQQLLLTLNSTSRSLKLHGSYCLFGSRE; translated from the exons atgggaaaggggtCCTTCAAGTGTGCCTGGGtcttggataaactgaaagctgaCCATGAGCGTGATGTCACCATTGATGTCTCCCTGTGGAAATTCGAGACCAGCGAGTATTATGTGACCATCACCGaagccccaggacacagagactcTATCAACAACATGATTTCAGGCACATCGCAGGCTGCCTGTGCTGTCCCGACTGTCGCTGCTGGTGTTGGTGAATGTGAAGCACGTACCTCCAAGAACGGGCAGACCCGTGAGCACACCCTTCTGGCTTACACGCTGGGTGTGAAACAACTAATTGTGggtgttaacaaaatggattccactgagccaccttacagccagaagagatACGAGGACATTCttaaggaagtcagcacctacattaagaaaattgtcTACAACCCTGACACAGCAGCATTT GACGTCTACAAAATTGGTGGAACTGGCACTGTCCCTGTGGTCCATgtggagactggtgttctcaATCCCAGCGTGGTGGTCACCTTTGCTCCAGTCAGTGTTACTACTGAAGCCAAGTCTGGTGAAATGCACCATGACGCTTTGAGTGAAGTTCTTCCTGGGGACAATGTGGGCTTCAATGCCAAGAACgtgtctgtcaaagatgttcGTTGTGGCGATGTGGCTG CTCACGTTGCCAGCAAATTTGCTGGCCTGAAGGAGACGAATCATCATTCAGGGAAAAAGCCGGAAGACGGCCTGAAGGGTTTCAAAGCTGGTGATGCCGCCATCATTGACACAGTTGCTGGCAAGCCCTGT GGCACCCTACAGACCACCTGGAGCCTCACACCTTGTCCGGAGCTGGacattcagcagcagcagcagcagcagcttctcTTGACCTTAAACTCCACCTCCAGGTCGTTAAAGCTGCATGGCTCCTACTGCCTGTTTGGCAGCAGGGAGTGA
- the LOC117023552 gene encoding ras-related protein Rap-2c-like, whose amino-acid sequence MAVPGPRPAKGYRVVLLGSVAVGKTALATQFACGSFPEQCEPSVEELFSKVIEVNAAPALLEIVDTVGAEHLVTLKDLYIKNSDGFVVLYSVCSEASFEAVRPLRERMGRLRGPKAVPLVLVGTKADLDAERQVLTARGRALAREWRCPFLEVTAKSKLMVDQVFTQVVREMEALAPPEEEVRAVPTNAQDTWPSERFIG is encoded by the coding sequence ATGGCCGTCCCCGGGCCGCGACCCGCCAAGGGCTACCGGGTGGTGCTGCTCGGCAGCGTGGCGGTGGGCAAGACAGCGCTGGCCACGCAGTTCGCCTGCGGCAGCTTCCCCGAGCAGTGCGAGCCGTCGGTGGAGGAGCTGTTCAGCAAGGTGATCGAGGTGAACGCGGCGCCCGCGCTGCTGGAGATCGTGGACACGGTGGGCGCCGAGCACCTGGTCACCCTCAAGGACCTCTACATCAAGAACAGCGACGGCTTCGTGGTGCTCTACAGCGTGTGCAGCGAGGCCTCGTTCGAGGCCGTGCGGCCGCTGCGGGAGCGCATGGGCCGGCTGAGGGGCCCCAAGGCCGTGCCGCTGGTGCTGGTGGGCACCAAGGCCGACCTGGACGCCGAGCGCCAGGTGCTGACGGCGCGGGGCCGCGCGCTGGCCCGCGAGTGGCGGTGCCCGTTCCTGGAGGTGACGGCCAAGAGCAAACTGATGGTGGACCAGGTGTTCACGCAGGTGGTGCGCGAGATGGAGGCCCTGGCCCCGCCCGAGGAAGAGGTCCGGGCGGTGCCCACAAATGCCCAGGATACGTGGCCATCGGAAAGATTCATTGGCTAA